From the Lolium rigidum isolate FL_2022 chromosome 2, APGP_CSIRO_Lrig_0.1, whole genome shotgun sequence genome, one window contains:
- the LOC124691343 gene encoding uncharacterized protein LOC124691343, which yields MGMRAAMVTNCPSINSFAASLGFHVFGTEDFAAQSGSDSSSSKDVRVISRALGLLGFSEGCVQDSSEFDLVFVHVATENTAGKLGKLGMRTDLNRLDKLVAAVMEAAPAGSPVAARVHVSVVLSYGSATGNKEEACLIVNSSTETDSDLKLLRPRQSYTMKAGNMLDDVRNHHPMLLAQWQEGVTRSDLAKQFSFEEFIKHAGNFAMLAERFLHEVAFKLWKAPKYGA from the exons ATGGGGATGAGAGCTGCGATGGTCACCAACTGCCCCTCTATCAATTCATTCGCGGCGAGCCTCGGCTTCCACGTCTTCGGAACCGAAGACTTCGCCGCGCAGTCCGGTTCAGACAGCAGCAGCTCCAAGGACGTTAGAGTAATCAGCCGCGCGTTAGGCCTGCTAGGATTCTCAGAGGGGTGTGTCCAGGATTCCTCCGAATTCGACCTAGTGTTTGTGCATGTTGCGACGGAGAACACGGCCGGCAAGCTGGGGAAACTAGGAATGAGGACGGATCTCAACCGGCTCGACAAGTTGGTGGCTGCGGTCATGGAAGCTGCGCCGGCCGGTTCACCTGTCGCCGCGCGGGTTCATGTGTCTGTGGTCCTGAGCTATGGGTCTGCTACTGGAAACAAGGAAGAGGCGTGCCTCATTGTGAACTCGTCGACGGAAACTGATTCTGACTTGAAGTTGCTCCGTCCGCGCCAGAGCTACACCATGAAAGCAGGGAACATGTTGGATGATGTCAG GAATCATCATCCAATGCTACTGGCGCAGTGGCAGGAAGGAGTAACTCGTTCTGATTTGGCCAAACAGTTCTCTTTTGAGGAATTTATAAAG CACGCCGGAAACTTTGCTATGCTTGCGGAGCGCTTTCTGCATGAAGTTGCATTTAAGCTCTGGAAAGCACCAAAATATGGAGCTTAG